A window from Primulina huaijiensis isolate GDHJ02 chromosome 11, ASM1229523v2, whole genome shotgun sequence encodes these proteins:
- the LOC140988158 gene encoding uncharacterized protein: MMLLQSCNFSSHRLQKISNNFTSPAAQFLNARKNSRNPRLSFRCVSELASHNISLGNIADVLHNKVLVAAALSAAIGQLSKPFTSSILYGKKFDFRAAVQAGGFPSTHSSAAVATATSLALDRGFSDAIFGLAVVYASLIMYDAQGVRREVGTHAKELNKILLKITSLSMSSRNDAKDLNNSLSRRPSSNMEKVNLPLQKETSSQSKPINSSLLVNSDDIINGTTLVRSEVVVSDVEEGPETVAYVHTRLNESIGHTEIEVVAGALLGFLVSLAVCPYV; this comes from the exons ATGATGCTACTACAATCGTGCAACTTTTCGAGTCACCGATTGCAGAAAATTAGCAATAATTTTACCTCCCCCGCTGCCCAATTCCTGAACGCCAGAAAAAATTCCAGGAATCCTCGTCTTTCCTTCCGTTGTGTCTCCGAACTCGCGTCCCACAATATTTCGCTCGGCAATATAGCGGATGTTTTGCACAACAAG GTTCTGGTAGCGGCTGCTTTGTCTGCAGCGATTGGGCAACTGTCAAAACCGTTTACCTCATCTATACTCTATGGCAAGAAGTTTGATTTTAGGGCTGCCGTTCAAGCAGGAGGATTTCCTTCTACTCATTCTtcg GCTGCTGTGGCAACTGCAACTTCTCTGGCCCTCGATAG GGGATTTTCAGATGCAATTTTCGGTCTGGCGGTAGTTTATGCCAGCCTTATCATGTATGATGCACAG GGAGTACGAAGGGAAGTGGGAACTCATGCAAAAGAACTAAACAAAATTCTGCTCAAAATCACGTCACTCTCAATGTCCTCTAGAAATGATGCCAAAGATTTGAACAACTCTTTATCAAGAAGACCATCTTCCAATATGGAGAAAGTGAATCTTCCCTTACAGAAAGAAACTTCTTCCCAGTCAAAGCCAATCAATTCTTCTTTGTTAGTCAACTCCGATGACATAATAAATGGCACTACCTTAGTAAGATCGGAGGTTGTAGTATCAGATGTGGAAGAAGGGCCAGAAACTGTGGCTTATGTTCACACTCGATTGAATGAATCAATTGGTCACACAGAAATTGAAGTTGTTGCCGGTGCCTTGTTGGGTTTCTTGGTTAGTTTAGCGGTATGCCCATATGTATGA
- the LOC140987476 gene encoding uncharacterized protein, whose protein sequence is MSGAQGTQPPESYTATTYESVGGGDNKTRLDIRSKEDESGIQIDKLQDKVEDPAGKGGPVFGAGKEDDKDDLGATGTA, encoded by the coding sequence ATGTCGGGAGCTCAAGGAACGCAACCGCCGGAGTCGTACACAGCGACGACGTACGAGTCAGTGGGGGGAGGAGATAACAAGACGCGTCTGGATATCCGGTCCAAGGAAGATGAGAGCGGTATCCAGATCGATAAATTGCAAGACAAGGTGGAGGACCCCGCCGGGAAAGGAGGTCCAGTTTTCGGCGCCGGCAAGGAGGATGACAAAGATGACCTAGGTGCGACAGGCACAGCTTAG
- the LOC140987475 gene encoding protein SOMBRERO-like isoform X1, producing MHAGGTLTCRYNQNMMRGNGELSVPPGFRFHPTDEELLYYYLRKKVSYEPIDLDIIREVDLNKLEPWDLKDKCRIGSSTQNEWYFFSHKDKKYPTGTRTNRATAAGFWKATGRDKGIHLSGSKRIGMRKTLVFYTGRAPHGCKTDWIMHEYRLDDDINAQIQEDGWVVCRVFKKKNLTRGFHPQTEDQEDEQLAATNFQANVADSTLVPKQMTSDQVQHTMNYVFDPTNSMHLPQLTSPESAIPPSLILSSLPLSTMDLQCTQNLLNLTSGGVGVGVGGGHSAVCRIMQQERFSGDWTFLDKLLATHQTMDQSGKYHQISQVSDLVPPAAQRFPFPFEQDFSKYSK from the exons ATGCATGCGGGTGGAACATTAACCTGCAGatataatcaaaatatgatGCGCGGAAACGGGGAGCTATCGGTGCCACCAGGTTTCCGATTTCATCCAACAGACGAGGAACTACTATATTACTACCTGAGGAAGAAGGTGTCCTATGAACCAATTGACCTGGATATCATTCGGGAAGTCGATCTCAACAAACTTGAGCCTTGGGACCTCAAAG ATAAATGTAGAATCGGATCAAGCACCCAGAATGAATGGTACTTTTTCAGCCACAAAGACAAAAAGTATCCCACAGGAACGAGAACCAATCGGGCCACTGCAGCAGGTTTCTGGAAGGCAACGGGTCGGGACAAGGGGATCCACCTGAGTGGTTCGAAGAGAATTGGTATGAGAAAAACCCTGGTTTTCTACACAGGGCGGGCTCCACATGGATGCAAGACTGATTGGATCATGCACGAGTATCGTTTGGATGATGATATTAATGCTCAAATCCAA GAGGACGGATGGGTCGTCTGCAGggttttcaaaaagaaaaatcttaCCAGAGGCTTCCACCCCCAAACCGAGGATCAAGAAGATGAACAGTTGGCTGCAACTAATTTCCAGGCCAACGTTGCAGATTCTACTTTGGTACCAAAACAGATGACTTCTGATCAAGTACAACACACCATGAATTACGTATTTGATCCTACCAATTCCATGCATCTTCCGCAGTTAACGAGCCCCGAATCGGCTATTCCACCTTCATTAATCTTGTCATCACTTCCGTTGAGTACCATGGACTTGCAGTGCACGCAGAACCTGTTGAATTTAACATCAGGTGGAGTTGGAGTTGGAGTTGGAGGTGGGCATTCTGCTGTCTGCAGGATTATGCAACAGGAGAGATTTTCTGGGGACTGGACATTCCTGGATAAGCTCCTGGCTACGCATCAAACTATGGATCAGAGCGGAAAATATCACCAGATTTCACAAGTTTCTGACTTGGTCCCACCGGCAGCTCAGAGATTTCCATTTCCGTTTGAACaagatttttctaaatattCCAAGTAG
- the LOC140987475 gene encoding protein SOMBRERO-like isoform X2 — protein sequence MMRGNGELSVPPGFRFHPTDEELLYYYLRKKVSYEPIDLDIIREVDLNKLEPWDLKDKCRIGSSTQNEWYFFSHKDKKYPTGTRTNRATAAGFWKATGRDKGIHLSGSKRIGMRKTLVFYTGRAPHGCKTDWIMHEYRLDDDINAQIQEDGWVVCRVFKKKNLTRGFHPQTEDQEDEQLAATNFQANVADSTLVPKQMTSDQVQHTMNYVFDPTNSMHLPQLTSPESAIPPSLILSSLPLSTMDLQCTQNLLNLTSGGVGVGVGGGHSAVCRIMQQERFSGDWTFLDKLLATHQTMDQSGKYHQISQVSDLVPPAAQRFPFPFEQDFSKYSK from the exons atgatGCGCGGAAACGGGGAGCTATCGGTGCCACCAGGTTTCCGATTTCATCCAACAGACGAGGAACTACTATATTACTACCTGAGGAAGAAGGTGTCCTATGAACCAATTGACCTGGATATCATTCGGGAAGTCGATCTCAACAAACTTGAGCCTTGGGACCTCAAAG ATAAATGTAGAATCGGATCAAGCACCCAGAATGAATGGTACTTTTTCAGCCACAAAGACAAAAAGTATCCCACAGGAACGAGAACCAATCGGGCCACTGCAGCAGGTTTCTGGAAGGCAACGGGTCGGGACAAGGGGATCCACCTGAGTGGTTCGAAGAGAATTGGTATGAGAAAAACCCTGGTTTTCTACACAGGGCGGGCTCCACATGGATGCAAGACTGATTGGATCATGCACGAGTATCGTTTGGATGATGATATTAATGCTCAAATCCAA GAGGACGGATGGGTCGTCTGCAGggttttcaaaaagaaaaatcttaCCAGAGGCTTCCACCCCCAAACCGAGGATCAAGAAGATGAACAGTTGGCTGCAACTAATTTCCAGGCCAACGTTGCAGATTCTACTTTGGTACCAAAACAGATGACTTCTGATCAAGTACAACACACCATGAATTACGTATTTGATCCTACCAATTCCATGCATCTTCCGCAGTTAACGAGCCCCGAATCGGCTATTCCACCTTCATTAATCTTGTCATCACTTCCGTTGAGTACCATGGACTTGCAGTGCACGCAGAACCTGTTGAATTTAACATCAGGTGGAGTTGGAGTTGGAGTTGGAGGTGGGCATTCTGCTGTCTGCAGGATTATGCAACAGGAGAGATTTTCTGGGGACTGGACATTCCTGGATAAGCTCCTGGCTACGCATCAAACTATGGATCAGAGCGGAAAATATCACCAGATTTCACAAGTTTCTGACTTGGTCCCACCGGCAGCTCAGAGATTTCCATTTCCGTTTGAACaagatttttctaaatattCCAAGTAG
- the LOC140988874 gene encoding aspartyl protease family protein At5g10770-like isoform X1, giving the protein MVLLVSLFLYLLLSRTSSCRVIQEVDQLRQSVLHLPLYHVRVGTHSLQTSDTAHPFSEALALDEERVKFLNSRLNDKNSTTVLRVATSILKGSESWIDEKSVSVPLNPGIPIGISNYYTKIGLGTPTTYHNVIMDTGSSFSWVQCEPCLVYCHPQAGSRFNPSASRTYQKLSCGTSQCSSLKAATLNSPMCTASNTCIYSATYGDQSFSVGYLSKDSLSFGSESLPGFLFGCGQDNNGLFGKSAGLIGLGKDGLSMLSQLSTKYGKVFSYCLPTSTFLGNSGSGGFLSIGTASNSAYKFTPMLAENQDSALYFIKLSAIYLSGKPLAVGSSGYSSPTVIDSGTTISRLSAPVYSALKQEYINIVSTKYKIAPSFSILDACFHGTFDQISTAIPSVELIFQGGANLKLAPHNIILEVEKGTTCLAFASSSGMVIIGNTQQQTFDITYDVASSKIGFAAGGCR; this is encoded by the exons ATGGTACTTCTCGTTTCTCTGTTTTTGTATCTCTTGCTCTCAAGAACGTCTTCATGTAGAGTAATTCAAG AAGTTGATCAGTTAAGACAGTCTGTCTTGCACCTGCCTTTATATCATGTCCGAGTAGGGACTCACTCGCTTCAGACTTCGGACACTGCTCATCCCTTCTCAGAGGCACTTGCTCTAGACGAAGAACGTGTCAAGTTTCTAAATTCAAGACTTAATGACAAAAACTCGACAACAGTTCTTCGTGTTGCCACTTCCATTTTAAAAGGATCAGAAAGCTGGATTGATGAAAAATCTGTTAGCGTACCTCTGAATCCGGGTATACCAATTGGTATCTCAAATTACTACACCAAAATAGGTCTTGGAACTCCAACAACGTACCACAACGTTATTATGGATACCGGCAGCTCCTTCTCCTGGGTTCAGTGTGAGCCTTGTCTGGTCTATTGTCATCCTCAGGCCGGTTCGCGCTTTAACCCCTCGGCTTCTAGAACATATCAGAAGCTATCCTGTGGCACGAGTCAGTGCTCTTCCCTGAAGGCTGCCACTCTTAACAGTCCTATGTGCACGGCTTCAAATACATGCATATACTCGGCTACATATGGAGATCAATCCTTCTCTGTCGGATATCTCAGTAAAGACTCACTGAGCTTTGGCTCAGAATCACTCCCTGGTTTCCTGTTTGGATGCGGGCAAGACAACAATGGCCTATTCGGCAAGTCAGCTGGCCTGATCGGCCTTGGAAAAGATGGTCTTTCCATGCTATCTCAATTATCTACGAAATATGGTAAAGTTTTTTCTTATTGCCTCCCAACATCCACATTCCTGGGAAATTCTGGCAGCGGAGGTTTTTTGTCGATTGGAACAGCTTCAAATTCTGCGTACAAGTTCACTCCAATGTTAGCAGAAAATCAGGATTCAGCGTTGTATTTCATAAAGCTCTCGGCCATATATTTGTCTGGTAAACCATTAGCAGTTGGATCATCCGGATACAGCTCCCCCACTGTCATAGATTCAGGCACCACAATATCACGGTTATCTGCACCTGTGTACTCAGCACTCAAGCAAGAATATATTAACATCGTATCTACCAAGTACAAGATTGCTCCATCCTTCTCCATTCTTGATGCATGTTTTCATGGCACTTTCGATCAAATATCAACAGCTATTCCTTCGGTTGAATTGATCTTTCAAGGCGGGGCCAACCTAAAACTTGCTCCACACAATATTATACTAGAGGTGGAAAAAGGTACTACGTGCTTGGCCTTTGCGTCCAGCTCGGGTATGGTTATCATCGGCAACACACAGCAACAGACGTTCGACATTACTTACGACGTCGCTAGTTCAAAAATCGGGTTCGCAGCTGGTGGATGTCGCTAG
- the LOC140988874 gene encoding aspartyl protease family protein At5g10770-like isoform X2 produces the protein MVLLVSLFLYLLLSRTSSCRVIQVDQLRQSVLHLPLYHVRVGTHSLQTSDTAHPFSEALALDEERVKFLNSRLNDKNSTTVLRVATSILKGSESWIDEKSVSVPLNPGIPIGISNYYTKIGLGTPTTYHNVIMDTGSSFSWVQCEPCLVYCHPQAGSRFNPSASRTYQKLSCGTSQCSSLKAATLNSPMCTASNTCIYSATYGDQSFSVGYLSKDSLSFGSESLPGFLFGCGQDNNGLFGKSAGLIGLGKDGLSMLSQLSTKYGKVFSYCLPTSTFLGNSGSGGFLSIGTASNSAYKFTPMLAENQDSALYFIKLSAIYLSGKPLAVGSSGYSSPTVIDSGTTISRLSAPVYSALKQEYINIVSTKYKIAPSFSILDACFHGTFDQISTAIPSVELIFQGGANLKLAPHNIILEVEKGTTCLAFASSSGMVIIGNTQQQTFDITYDVASSKIGFAAGGCR, from the exons ATGGTACTTCTCGTTTCTCTGTTTTTGTATCTCTTGCTCTCAAGAACGTCTTCATGTAGAGTAATTCAAG TTGATCAGTTAAGACAGTCTGTCTTGCACCTGCCTTTATATCATGTCCGAGTAGGGACTCACTCGCTTCAGACTTCGGACACTGCTCATCCCTTCTCAGAGGCACTTGCTCTAGACGAAGAACGTGTCAAGTTTCTAAATTCAAGACTTAATGACAAAAACTCGACAACAGTTCTTCGTGTTGCCACTTCCATTTTAAAAGGATCAGAAAGCTGGATTGATGAAAAATCTGTTAGCGTACCTCTGAATCCGGGTATACCAATTGGTATCTCAAATTACTACACCAAAATAGGTCTTGGAACTCCAACAACGTACCACAACGTTATTATGGATACCGGCAGCTCCTTCTCCTGGGTTCAGTGTGAGCCTTGTCTGGTCTATTGTCATCCTCAGGCCGGTTCGCGCTTTAACCCCTCGGCTTCTAGAACATATCAGAAGCTATCCTGTGGCACGAGTCAGTGCTCTTCCCTGAAGGCTGCCACTCTTAACAGTCCTATGTGCACGGCTTCAAATACATGCATATACTCGGCTACATATGGAGATCAATCCTTCTCTGTCGGATATCTCAGTAAAGACTCACTGAGCTTTGGCTCAGAATCACTCCCTGGTTTCCTGTTTGGATGCGGGCAAGACAACAATGGCCTATTCGGCAAGTCAGCTGGCCTGATCGGCCTTGGAAAAGATGGTCTTTCCATGCTATCTCAATTATCTACGAAATATGGTAAAGTTTTTTCTTATTGCCTCCCAACATCCACATTCCTGGGAAATTCTGGCAGCGGAGGTTTTTTGTCGATTGGAACAGCTTCAAATTCTGCGTACAAGTTCACTCCAATGTTAGCAGAAAATCAGGATTCAGCGTTGTATTTCATAAAGCTCTCGGCCATATATTTGTCTGGTAAACCATTAGCAGTTGGATCATCCGGATACAGCTCCCCCACTGTCATAGATTCAGGCACCACAATATCACGGTTATCTGCACCTGTGTACTCAGCACTCAAGCAAGAATATATTAACATCGTATCTACCAAGTACAAGATTGCTCCATCCTTCTCCATTCTTGATGCATGTTTTCATGGCACTTTCGATCAAATATCAACAGCTATTCCTTCGGTTGAATTGATCTTTCAAGGCGGGGCCAACCTAAAACTTGCTCCACACAATATTATACTAGAGGTGGAAAAAGGTACTACGTGCTTGGCCTTTGCGTCCAGCTCGGGTATGGTTATCATCGGCAACACACAGCAACAGACGTTCGACATTACTTACGACGTCGCTAGTTCAAAAATCGGGTTCGCAGCTGGTGGATGTCGCTAG
- the LOC140987295 gene encoding uncharacterized protein, which yields MGCICSKTIAQSMSIREELNHDFQNTNLAWGEMFASNNGNDQLFSILCSAKNGTNELRTRSFTLPSIDDDLGAKYFIKALDLIPDIERTTEVKSSPNFDGELESYGKFTRSKSCQMLREKELSDLSFETSEERNENKLEWRDKNLRGSISFHTVEEYDALLERIHKFNTGNSQFFEDVHSSNQFKSLDEDQNVTNVQAEEFLKNETGFEEFNDLNKGSFYTVKGENTPEPGWKRKAAAKGLKSLDFSVIEFPAITRLRQWKQAEGQVYSPGTYVTPKFGSYNDMKTKKTREEEDAVFSPELLAAFEDCVQQLQIEEDSILCHMDGYMRINNVNGE from the coding sequence ATGGGTTGCATATGCTCCAAAACGATTGCTCAATCGATGAGCATTAGAGAAGAGCTGAATCATGACTTCCAGAATACGAATTTAGCTTGGGGAGAGATGTTTGCTTCAAACAATGGAAATGACCAGCTTTTTTCCATTCTCTGCTCAGCCAAAAACGGAACAAATGAACTCAGAACCCGCAGTTTCACTTTGCCATCGATTGATGATGATCTTGGGGCCAAGTATTTTATCAAAGCATTGGATTTGATCCCCGATATCGAAAGGACAACAGAGGTAAAATCAAGTCCAAATTTTGATGGAGAGCTCGAAAGTTATGGCAAGTTTACAAGATCGAAAAGCTGTCAAATGTTGAGGGAGAAAGAACTTTCCGATCTGAGTTTTGAAACTTCTGAAGAACGCAATGAAAATAAGTTAGAATGGAGAGATAAGAACCTGAGAGGGTCCATAAGCTTTCACACTGTGGAGGAATATGATGCTTTACTAGAAAGAATTCATAAATTCAATACAGGAAACTCACAGTTTTTTGAAGATGTTCATTCATCCAACCAGTTTAAATCATTAGACGAAGATCAAAATGTCACTAACGTTCAAGCTGAAGAATTTCTGAAGAATGAAACTGGGTTCGAAGAATTCAATGATCTGAATAAAGGAAGTTTCTACACAGTGAAAGGAGAAAATACACCTGAGCCCGGTTGGAAAAGGAAAGCAGCAGCGAAAGGACTTAAATCACTTGATTTTTCAGTCATAGAGTTCCCTGCCATCACAAGACTGAGACAGTGGAAACAAGCAGAAGGGCAAGTCTACTCTCCTGGAACTTATGTAACCCCAAAGTTTGGAAGCTACAATGACATGAAAActaagaaaacaagagaagaagAGGACGCGGTATTTAGTCCAGAACTGTTGGCTGCCTTTGAAGATTGCGTGCAACAACTACAAATAGAAGAAGACAGCATTCTCTGCCACATGGATGGATATATGCGGATAAATAACGTGAATGGTGAATAA
- the LOC140987294 gene encoding uncharacterized WD repeat-containing protein C2A9.03-like isoform X1 gives MSFQEEEMDYAAGDCEMGEVEEDMYFAGRLMGDSESEEEEEDEYDNLDNKITDTSAAEARKGKDIQGIPWERLSISREKYRQTRLEQYKNYENIPQSGEGSEKECKLTRKGGVYYEFWQNTRSVKSTILHFQVHDPCKLSLEFCVFWFLLAASSLIWSKLVNFYESCLPLQLRNLVWSTSKHDVYLMSHYSIIHWSSLSSKKTEVLNVSGHVAPREKHPGSLLEGFAHTQVSTLAVRDNLLIAGGFQGELICKYLDRPGVSFCMRTTYDDNAITNAIDIYGSRSGAVHFTASNNDCGVRDFDMERFQLVKHFSYPWPVNHTSLSPDGKIIAIVGDNPDGMLVDSQTGKAIAHMRGHLDFSFASAWHPNGYTFATGNQDKTCRVWDARMLSTSVAVLKGNLGAIRSIRFTSDGQFMAMAEPADFVHVYDVKNGYDKEQEIDFFGEISGVSFSPDTDCLFIGVWDRTYGSLLQYNRCRNYSYLDALI, from the exons ATGTCCTTTCAAGAGGAAGAGATGGATTACGCAGCTGGTGACTGTGAAATGGGTGAAGTAGAAGAAGATATGTATTTTGCTGGTCGACTAATGGGAGATTCGGAGTCAGAGGAGGAAGAGGAGGATGAATATGACAACTTG GACAATAAGATTACAGACACTTCTGCTGCTGAGGCGCGGAAGGGAAAGGACATCCAAGGCATTCCATGGGAGAGGCTAAGCATATCTCGGGAGAAGTATAGACAAACTAGATTAGAACAGTATAAGAATTACGAAAATATACCCCAATCTGGAGAGGGATCAGAAAAG GAATGCAAATTAACAAGAAAAGGTGGAGTATATTATGAGTTCTGGCAGAACACAAGATCTGTCAAATCGACTATTCTTCATTTTCAG GTCCATGACCCCTGCAAATTATCCTTGGAGTTTTGCGTCTTCTGGTTCTTGTTGGCTGCTTCATCGTTAATCTGGAGTAAACTTGTAAATTTTTATGAGTCTTGTCTGCCTTTGCAGTTGAGGAACCTGGTTTGGTCGACCTCAAAGCATGATGTTTACCTAATGTCGCATTACTCAATCATTCATTGGTCGTCATTGAGTTCCAAAAAGACTGAAGTTCTTAATGTTTCTGGTCATGTGGCTCCTCGTGAG AAACATCCTGGAAGTTTACTGGAAGGATTTGCTCATACACAAGTAAGCACCCTTGCAGTCCGTGACAATTTGTTGATTGCAGGGGGATTCCAGGGGGAGCTTATTTGCAAG TATCTAGATCGACCTGGGGTTAGCTTTTGTATGAGGACGACTTATGACGATAATGCTATCACAAATGCAATTGATATCTATGGCAGTCGGAG TGGGGCTGTTCATTTTACTGCTTCCAATAATGACTGTGGAGTGCGAGATTTCGACATGGAGAGATTTCAGCTTGTTAAGCATTTCTCTTATCCATGGCCTGTAAAT CATACTTCTCTGAGTCCAGATGGCAAAATAATTGCTATTGTTGGGGACAATCCTGATGGCATGCTGGTGGATTCACAAACTGGAAAG GCTATTGCACACATGCGAGGGCACTTGGATTTCTCTTTTGCATCTGCATGGCATCCCAATGGGTACACCTTTGCCACTGGGAACCAAGACAAGACTTGCCGTGTATGGGACGCACGGATGCTGTCTACATCTGTTGCTGTACTCAAGGGAAATCTTGGTGCTATTCGTTCCATCCGTTTTACATCTGACGGGCAGTTTATGGCAATGGCTGAACCAGCTGATTTTGTTCATGTGTATGACGTGAAGAATGGATATGATAAAGAGCAGGAGATTGATTTCTTTGGTGAGATCTCTGGAGTCTCATTCAGTCCTGATACAGACTGCCTATTCATTGGGGTGTGGGATCGTACCTATGGTAGCCTCCTTCAGTACAACCGTTGCAGAAACTACTCATATCTCGATGCTTTAATATGA
- the LOC140987294 gene encoding uncharacterized WD repeat-containing protein C2A9.03-like isoform X2, with the protein MSFQEEEMDYAAGDCEMGEVEEDMYFAGRLMGDSESEEEEEDEYDNLDNKITDTSAAEARKGKDIQGIPWERLSISREKYRQTRLEQYKNYENIPQSGEGSEKECKLTRKGGVYYEFWQNTRSVKSTILHFQLRNLVWSTSKHDVYLMSHYSIIHWSSLSSKKTEVLNVSGHVAPREKHPGSLLEGFAHTQVSTLAVRDNLLIAGGFQGELICKYLDRPGVSFCMRTTYDDNAITNAIDIYGSRSGAVHFTASNNDCGVRDFDMERFQLVKHFSYPWPVNHTSLSPDGKIIAIVGDNPDGMLVDSQTGKAIAHMRGHLDFSFASAWHPNGYTFATGNQDKTCRVWDARMLSTSVAVLKGNLGAIRSIRFTSDGQFMAMAEPADFVHVYDVKNGYDKEQEIDFFGEISGVSFSPDTDCLFIGVWDRTYGSLLQYNRCRNYSYLDALI; encoded by the exons ATGTCCTTTCAAGAGGAAGAGATGGATTACGCAGCTGGTGACTGTGAAATGGGTGAAGTAGAAGAAGATATGTATTTTGCTGGTCGACTAATGGGAGATTCGGAGTCAGAGGAGGAAGAGGAGGATGAATATGACAACTTG GACAATAAGATTACAGACACTTCTGCTGCTGAGGCGCGGAAGGGAAAGGACATCCAAGGCATTCCATGGGAGAGGCTAAGCATATCTCGGGAGAAGTATAGACAAACTAGATTAGAACAGTATAAGAATTACGAAAATATACCCCAATCTGGAGAGGGATCAGAAAAG GAATGCAAATTAACAAGAAAAGGTGGAGTATATTATGAGTTCTGGCAGAACACAAGATCTGTCAAATCGACTATTCTTCATTTTCAG TTGAGGAACCTGGTTTGGTCGACCTCAAAGCATGATGTTTACCTAATGTCGCATTACTCAATCATTCATTGGTCGTCATTGAGTTCCAAAAAGACTGAAGTTCTTAATGTTTCTGGTCATGTGGCTCCTCGTGAG AAACATCCTGGAAGTTTACTGGAAGGATTTGCTCATACACAAGTAAGCACCCTTGCAGTCCGTGACAATTTGTTGATTGCAGGGGGATTCCAGGGGGAGCTTATTTGCAAG TATCTAGATCGACCTGGGGTTAGCTTTTGTATGAGGACGACTTATGACGATAATGCTATCACAAATGCAATTGATATCTATGGCAGTCGGAG TGGGGCTGTTCATTTTACTGCTTCCAATAATGACTGTGGAGTGCGAGATTTCGACATGGAGAGATTTCAGCTTGTTAAGCATTTCTCTTATCCATGGCCTGTAAAT CATACTTCTCTGAGTCCAGATGGCAAAATAATTGCTATTGTTGGGGACAATCCTGATGGCATGCTGGTGGATTCACAAACTGGAAAG GCTATTGCACACATGCGAGGGCACTTGGATTTCTCTTTTGCATCTGCATGGCATCCCAATGGGTACACCTTTGCCACTGGGAACCAAGACAAGACTTGCCGTGTATGGGACGCACGGATGCTGTCTACATCTGTTGCTGTACTCAAGGGAAATCTTGGTGCTATTCGTTCCATCCGTTTTACATCTGACGGGCAGTTTATGGCAATGGCTGAACCAGCTGATTTTGTTCATGTGTATGACGTGAAGAATGGATATGATAAAGAGCAGGAGATTGATTTCTTTGGTGAGATCTCTGGAGTCTCATTCAGTCCTGATACAGACTGCCTATTCATTGGGGTGTGGGATCGTACCTATGGTAGCCTCCTTCAGTACAACCGTTGCAGAAACTACTCATATCTCGATGCTTTAATATGA